GCCATCAAAAATCTTACTGATCTTCAGAACTATCTGGCTTCTGTTACAAAAAGTGGAGAAAACAATTTCTATGGATGGTCTGTAAGTGCAGATCGTAAAAATTCTAAAATGAATGCTGTTTATTTGGGAGTTCCATCTTTAGGGCTTCTAGGAAGGGATTATTACCAGAAAATCAATGAAAAAAATACAGAAGCTCTTACTGAATACCAGAAGTATGTCGCATTGATGTTAAAAGAATTAGGATATACCAATCCGGATGCCGCTGCAAAAGGAATCGTTGATTATGAAAAAAGCATTGCAAAAACCTATTTAACAAACGAGCAGAGCCGTGATAATACCCTTCAGTACAATCCTCAGACGATGGCTGAGCTTTCAGCACTGGTAAAAGGAATTGATATTCCTGCCTATCTTAAAAAAGCAGGCGTAAATACAGATAAAGTTATTATTGGAGAACTGAATTACTACAAAAATCTGGATCAGTTAATAAATGCCCCAAATATTCAGGTGATTAAAGATTACATGAAATTTCATCTGATTAATGGGAATGCAACTTATCTAAGTGAAAAGCTGGATACTATTAATTTTAACTTTTATGGAAAATACTTATTCGGTCAGCAGGAACAGAGAGCATTGGATAAAAGAGGACTTGAATTGATTAACAGAAATATAGGAGAAGCTTTCGGTAAATTATATGTTGAAAAATATTTTCCGGCCGAATCTAAAGCCCAGATGGTTGAACTGATTGATTATTTAAAGAAAAGTTTTGCGGTTCACATCAAAAACTTGACATGGATGTCAGCCGCCACCAAAGAGAGAGCCATGGATAAGCTCAATAAGTTTAGTGTAAAAGTGGGCTATCCGGATCAATGGAAAGACTATTCAGCATTAGAAATTATTCCGGGAAGTACCTTGTATAAAAATCTTCAGAATATTGCTGAATGGAATTATAATAAGAAACTGGAAAAAATAGGAAAACCCGTTGACAAATCAGAATGGGGAATGACACCGCAAACTGTAAATGCCTATTATAGAGCTGTAAACAATGAAATTGTATTTCCTGCAGCCATTCTTCAACCTCCGTTCTTTAATCCTAAAGCTGATGCAGCAGTAAATTTTGGTGGGATAGGAGCCGTTATCGGTCACGAAATAAGCCATGGGTTTGATGATTCAGGAGCTCAGTTCGATGGAGACGGAAATCTGGTAGACTGGTGGATGCCTGAAGATAAAGCCAATTTTGAGAAAGCTACAAAAGCACTTGTCGCCCAATATGACAAGTATGAGCCTGTGAAAGGATCTTTCATCAACGGAACCCACACTAACGGAGAAAACATTGCCGATCTAGGTGGTGTAAATATTGCTTACGATGCCTTACAAATGTATTTAAACGATAAAGGGAATCCCGGAAAAATCAGTGGGTTTACCCCTGAACAAAGATTTTTTATGAGCTGGGCTACCATCTGGAAAACCAAAGCACCAGAAAAATACCTGCTTCTTCAGATAAAGATTGATAAACATTCTCCTGGATACCTTAGAAGCTTTGCCCCGTTGATTAATATTGATGCTTTCTACAAAGCCTTCGATGTGAAAAAAGGAGATCAGCTATATAAAGCTCCTGAAGATCGAATCAAAATCTGGTAAACATACCCAACCGCTCATTAATGGGCGGTTTTTGTTTTTTTAGGTATTAGGTATTAGGTATTAGGTGGGAGCTAATTTGTAATCATTTCATCAGCTTTAACCAAAATGAACATTCACATCAATCTCCATAATATTTTTATCTCTATACCCATAAATCTTCAAACTCAAGATGTAGACTTGTTATCATTTATGAATTATCGCTCATTATTTATTATTAAAGTTCGTATATTTGATCAGTTTGTGTACAATCAAAAATTATCTTTAATGAAAAAGCTAAATATTGGAATACTGGCCCTTTCGGGTATTGTATTTTTAAATTCGTGCGGTACGGCTAAAACGGCTGGAACAGAAAACAAAACTGAAACTACAGCTGCCGTTGCAGAACCGGTAAAAGGAAAAATGAAAGAGGAAGGGATTAATTTATCTTATATGGATAAAAGTATCCGCCCGCAGGATGACTTTTTTAGCTATGTGAACGGAAATTGGGTGAAAACTACTCAGATTCCTTCAGATAAAGCAAGTTGGGGGTCTTTCAATGCGTTGAGAGAAAATGTGGATGATGCTTCCCTTGATATTCTGAACAAAATTTTATCCGAAACTTACACAGAAGGATCAGAAGGACAGAAAATTCAGAATCTGTACGCATCTTTTATGGATGTAAATAAAAGAAATGCAGACGGGCTGGCTCCGATTAAAGCAGATCTGGCAAAGATTGATGCCATTAAAAACCTTAATGACCTTCAGAAATATCTTCTTGAAGCTACAAAATTGGGAGACAACTCTTTCTATGGATGGAGAGTAAGTGCGGATATGAAGAATTCTACCATGAATGCAGTATATCTTGGCGGTCCTGATCTAGGATTGGGAAGAGATTATTACCAAAAAGTAAATGATGCCAATACAAAAACATTAGCAGAATACCAGACCTACGTAGGAAAGCTGTTTGATGTTTTGGAAAATAAGAATTCCGCACAATCGGCTCAGAATGTGGTGGCTTTTGAAAAGCAGCTTGCCAATTATTTGCTGACTTTGGAGCAGAACAGAGATGCCAACCTTAGATATAACCCTAAAAATGTATCCGAACTGTCAGGTATCGTTAAGAACATCAACCTTGCACAATACCTGAAAGATGCTGGAGTAAATACAGATCGTGTTATCATTGGTGAACTGAAATATTATCAGAATATGGATCAGTTCCTGACAGAGAAAAATCTTCCGCTATTAAAAGACTACCTGAAATATCACCTGATCAACGGGAATGCCAGCAATCTTGATGACAAACTTGAACAGATCAGATTTGATTTCTATTCCAAATATCTTCAGGGGCAGAAAGAACAGCGCCCGATGAACAAAAGGGGGCTTGCTCTTGTGAATAGTGTGCTGGGAGAAGCTTTCGGGAAATTATATGTTGAAAAATACTTTACTCCTGAAGCAAAAGCTCAGATGGAAACCTATATTGACTACCTTTTAAAATCATTCAAAACGCATATTAATGATATAGACTGGATGTCTCCGGCTACCAAAGTAAAAGCTCAGGAAAAACTTTCTAAATTTACGGTTAAGATCGCCTATCCTGACAAATGGAAGGATTACACAAAGTTAAAAGTGGAGTCTCCAAAACAGGGAGCTACATTATATTCAAACCTGCAGAATGTTTCGGCATGGCAGTATCAGAGAAGCTTAGATAAAGTAGGAAAACCTGTTGATAAAACAGAGTGGGGAATGTCTCCGCAAACGGTAAATGCTTACTATAGCGGATCAAACAACGAAATTGTATTCCCTGCAGCAATCCTTCAGCCTCCTTTCTATAACCCGAAGGCAGATGCCGCAGTTAATTTCGGAGGAATCGGAGCAGTAATCGGTCACGAAATCTCCCACGGATTTGATGACAGCGGCTCCCGATTTGATGGCGACGGAAACCTGAATAACTGGTGGACAGATCAGGACCGTAAAAACTTTGATGCAAAAGTAGGACAGCTGGCAGCCCAATACAGCGCTTATGAACCCGTAAAAGGAAGTTTCGTGAACGGTAAATTCACAAGCGGTGAAAATATTGGTGACCTGGGTGGAGTAGCGGTTGCATACGACGCCCTTCAGATGTATCTTAAAGATAAAGGAAATCCGGGCAAGATCAGCGGATTTACTCAGGATCAGAGATTCTTTATGAGTTGGGCAACCGTATGGAGAACAAAAGCTACAGATCAGTTTATGATCAATCAGGTGAAGACAGATCCTCACTCTCCGGGAGTTTTCAGAGCATTTGGGCCGCTGGTTAATCAGGATGCATTTATCAAAGCATTTGATATTAAACCTGGAGACAAAATGTACAAAGCCCCACAGGACAGAATAAAAATTTGGTAAGACCTGCCAAAAAATTGTTAGAAAATAAAAACGCATCAGAAATGGTGCGTTTTTATTTTATTTTTCATAGTTTAGTGACAACATAACAAGATGATATTCCGTTATAATATAATTGGTTAAATTAAATATTTCAAGAAAAATCTTGACAAAATTTTGTATGTTACAGTTTTTTTTTAAATTTAAACATTGGATTAGTAATTTATTGAGTATATCAGTAAATTGCTCTTAGACAGATCCTAATCAAAATCAGAAATCTCAAAATAATAATAATATGGCAATGTTTAATTATGGTGTTGGCGGAAACGAGGTAAAAGTAGACGCTAATGAAGCTATCCAGGAAATACAGGAAAATAAATCACTGATAGTAAGCCAGCTTACAACAGAAGAATCGTATACCCCTGAAATTGTAACAGGATTAAAAACCGTAGAAGATGTCTTCAGACATTTCCAGCCTTCTGTAGCGGTACAGCATGAAACAGAGGATGGCGGTATGGTAGAAGAAGAATTCCGTTTTCAGAATCTTGGGGACTTTACACCCAAAAGTCTTACCCAAAAATCAGATTATCTACAGCAGCTTAGCATGGAACAGGAGCAGTACAATAAAATCGTACGCCAGCTGAAAACCAATAAGATACTGCGTAATATGCTGGAGAACGATCAGACAAGAGCTGCGTTCATTGAAGTATTGAAAGAAGTGGCACAAGAACTTGAAAAATAATTACATTAAATCAAATCATGGATAGCAAATTACAAGCACAAGAAAGCCAGCAGCAGGGACAACAGCAGCAGCACTCCGGGCAGCCGAAGGGCAACCCGCTTGCAGAGCTTAATAAAATGGGAGGTTTTGGCTTTGTTGAATCCGTTGTAGACGGTATCGCCAATATGAACCCAACAAGAAAGGCAAGAAAAGAAATCTTCCTGAACGACTCCAATAAAGCAGAGGAAAGAAAAGAACTTCTCCAGAAAATTAACCTGTGGGTTAGCCTGTTGGAAGGAAACGAATCTGCAGATAAAATGGCCGATACTTGCAAGACAAAAGCTCAGGCCGCAGATCAGAATTTAAAAACCAATCTGAAAAATACACTCGATGCAGTCCGTATGCTGGAAACCAACTACAGAACAGTAGCTCAATTCTATAAAAATACAGAACTGGATAAAGTAGATAACGTAAGCATCGTTAACGCCAGCCTTGAACAGGTTTCAGATCTGGATAATCCACTGTTCATTGATGCTATTTCTGAAGAATTCAAAAATTACTATGACCGTTTAGACCTTAGAGATAACTACTCACTTCTTGCGATTCCTGGATATTTAGGATCCAATAAAGTGATTGAAAAATGGGCTAAGATCTGTAACGAGAACAAAGTAATGATGGTTACAGATTTCGCCAACCTTGATAAGCCGGATGATGTGGTAGATTTATTCCACTCTGCCAACCTTACAGGTGGTGAGCTTCACAGAAGTAACGTGATCATGACATGTAACTGGTTAGTGGGTAGAGGAAAAGCTGAAGAAGTAGGAGAAGAGGAAAACGTAGAACTTCCGCCTTCCACTTCATTAGCTGGAAAAATCCACAAAACACTGATGTCTCAGGTTGCAGCAGGTAAAAAACACGGTAACATCAACGAGGTAGATGCTGTAAAATTCGAATTGAAGAAAAGTGAAATTTCTCAGTTGGAAAAAATGGGACTTGTACCAATGGTTAATGAATATGGAAAGATCATGGCTTTCTCTGCGAAAACATTATTCACAGGAGATAACATTGGTCTTCAGACCTATTCCGTAGTTCGTGTATTCGACTATGTAACCAAAGTATTACTGGACTTCCTGAACAGAAGAGCTTTTGAAAACTGGAATGCCAAGAATGAAGATGATCTGAGAAGACAGATTGTAACATTCCTGGACAACATCAAAGGCCCGGATAAACTGATCGAAAAGTTCAAAATTGTTCGTTTTGAACAGGACAGAGTAAACAAAGACAGAGTATGGCTTGACATCCGTATGACGCCTTATTTCCCTACAAAAAGTTTCGTTATCAAACTAGACGGACACAAGGGTGATGATGGTAACGAATGGGATGCACAGTATACTCAGGAATAATTACAACCCAACTTTTAATAATAAAAACCGATGCATTTTTTACATCGGTTTTTTACTGCCAAATCACATGAAAATTAATATAACCTTAAAAACATATGCTCTCCCGGTAGCTGTAATGCTTGTTCTGACAGGCTGTGAAAAGAAATATCAAAGCCCTGATCATTATAAAATAGACTATTTTAAAAACGAACGCCAGGAAGGGAAAGCTTATATCATGAATGAAGAAGAATGTTTTGACGCCAGTGAACTGGTGGTCGGAAGTTCCTCTGTAAAACTGGTAGACAGTTCATCAGGGAGAGGAAAGCCGTTCTTTCTTTACCAGGTGAGAAACGGAAAAATCCTGAAAACAGTGAGAGATTCTGTCATGAACTATCCTTTCATGTTTTTATCTCACCAGAGGCTTAAGCTTAAAAATGATTCCATGTACGTCTATCTTAAGAGACTCGAAGGGTATACTCTGATCAGAAAAGACAGAAACCTTAACTACCAATGGCTGAAGGCAGCTCCGGTATATTCCATTAAAAAAGATAAATAATCAATGGCTGGAAGAAGGAAGCTGGAAGTTGCTTCTGATTATAGGTATAGAAAGACATTGTAAAATCAAAATACTATAAAAAAGATAAAGATAGATCAGCACTTATTATTGATGATATTTATAGCTCCCGGCTTCAATCCTTTATAAATCAAAATAAGTTTATCTTTGCATAACGGGAGTGTAGTTGTATATTAAGCTAAGCATTCCTTCAATTATTTAAACAGACTGAGGTTTTTGGAAAAAGATCATAAAAGTTCAGGCTTTCTCCATATTGGAAACAAGCTTTTAAACTGGTACAAGAAGAATGCAAGAGACCTGCCGTTCAGGCAGACGAAAGACCCTTACAAAATCTGGATCTGCGAAATTGTTTTTCAGCAGACGAGGATCAGTCAGGGGCTGGGTCATTATAATAGCTTTATTAAAAGATTTCCCGATGTAAAAACTTTAGCTGAAGCTGAAGAAGATGAGGTTCTGTTATACTGGAAAGGATTGGGATATTACTCAAGAGCAATCAATATCCATAAGGCCGCTCAGCAGATTATGAATGATTATCAAGGTACATTTCCGGAACAGTATGAAGAGATTTTAAAACTGAAAGGGGTGGGAAAATATACCGCCGCCGCTATTTCAAGTATTTGTTTTGGAGGAAGAATGCCAGCAGTTGACGGCAACTTTTACAGAGTATTGAGCCGTATTTTTGCAGATGATTTCGATATTTCCAGTTCAAAAGCCTTTACCTATTTTTCTGAACTGGCCTTCCTGATAATGCCTGAAAGTGCAGGCGACTTTAATCAGGCTATGATGGACATAGGTTCCGAAGTTTGTAAACCCAAGAATCCTCTTTGTGGGGAATGTCCTGTGAATGAAGACTGTCTAGCATTCTCTTTACAGAAAGTTTCTGATTTTCCGGTGAAGACCAAAAAAGTAAAAGCAGAAGACCTTGCTCTACAATACTATTTTGTGCACAGAAACGGACAGTTTTTAATTCAGCAGAGAAAAGAGGATTTTATCTGGAAGAAATTATTTGAGTTTTTACCAGAGCTCCCAGCGGAACTCAAACCCTTTATCAGAAACACAAAAACAATTTCCCATAAGCTGACCCACAAGAACCTGACCATTGAAATTACCGATGTAGAAGTAGTGTCTGAGGCGGCCTGGAATAGCTTTACAGAGCAGAATCAGTACATTGTCACAGACTTTGAAGCCTTTCATGAAAGGTCTTTTCCGAAGCCTTTGGAAAACTACATTCAAAACTCACTGAAAGACTGAAATTTGTCTTCCTAAATCTGAAATCTAATTTGTACTTTTGCAAAATGATTAAAAACGTCATTTTTATTTTCATCACGCTGCTTGTTGTTTCATGTGGGAAAGATTCGGTTCCCAAACCTTACGGAGAACTTCGTCTGGAATATCCTGCACCGAAATACCAGAAATTTGAAAGCAGCTGTGCTTATACCTTTGAATATTCAGACTTTGCATCATTAACACCCGCCAAAAAGCCGTGCTGGTATTATCTGAACTATCCGCAAATGAAGGCTAAGGTATTCGTAACCTATTACCCGATACAAAACGATTTCGCAGATCATATCAAGGAAGCCGAAAAAATGGTATACGAACATACCGTGAAAGCCAGTTCCATAGAAACCAAATCTTTTGAATACCCTGAAAAAAAGGTATACGGAAACTTCTATGAATTGAAAGGGCAGAGTGCTTCCAATCTTCAGTTTTACATTACAGACAGCACAAAACATTTTGTGACTGCTTATTTATACTTTAATACAAGACCAAAGCCGGATTCTCTGGCTCCCGCAGTGAACTATATCAAAAATGATATGAAGCACCTGCTGGATACTTTTGAATGGAAAAAATAAATTACTTTTAAAATACATTGAAAAATATATGAAACTTTTAGTTGTAGGAAGTGTTGCATTTGATGCAATCGAGACGCCATTTGGTAAAACAGATAAAATTTTAGGAGGTGCTGCCACATACATCAGCATTACTTCATCTATTTTAGGCGTTAAATCTGGTATTGTTTCTGTAGTAGGAGGAGATTTTCCACAGGAACATCTTGATATGTTCTCCGGAAGAGATGTGAACATCGAAGGAATTGAGATCGTAAAAGAAGGAAAAACGTTCTTCTGGTCCGGAAAATATCACAACGATCTGAACACAAGAGATACTTTAGCTACAGAAGTGAATGTTTTGGAAAACTTTGATCCGAAAATTCCAGATTCGATGCAGAATGCAGAGATCTTGCTGCTTGGAAACCTGCACCCGGGTGTTCAGCTTTCCGTATTGGAAAAAATGAATGAACGTCCTAAACTTGTGATCCTGGATACCATGAATTTCTGGATGGATACGGCTTGGGATATTCTGATGGATATGATTGCTAAAACAGATGTGATCACCATCAATGATGAGGAAGCAAGACAGCTTTCAGGAGAATATTCCTTAGTAAAAGCGGCTAAAAAGATCCACGAAATGGGACCTCAATATGTCATTATCAAAAAAGGAGAGCACGGAGCCCTTCTTTTCCACGACAGCAAAGTATTCGCTATTCCTGCGCTTCCGTTAGAAGAAGTTTTCGATCCAACCGGAGCCGGAGATACTTTCGCAGGAGGCTTTGCCGCTTATCTTGCTAAAAAAGGAAAATTTGATTTTGAGACCATGAAATCTGCATTAATCGTAGGTTCTGCCATGGCTTCTTTCACCGTTGAAAAATTCGGAACAGAAAGAATTCAGGAAGTAAATGAATCTGATATGTTCAGCAGATTGAGACAATTCAAAGAATTAACGACATTTGATGTTGAACTGCAATAAATAAGTCTTTTTAAGAAATATTTATAATAAAAAATTTAGTGTAATTCATTAAGAATTCTAAATTTGCAACTTGTTTAAAATAGTAAAATGACAAATAAACTAAAAATCACTTTTCTCCTTGGGATTTTCATGATGATATTCTCTTCAAACATGATAAATGCCCAGCTAAAACCAGGAGAATTAGTGGATGGTATTGCGGCTGTAATCGGAGATGAAATTGTTCTGGAATCTGATGTAAACGAACAGATGCACTACGCAAAACAGCAGGGAGCTTCTAATACGGATAAGTGTGAGTTCCTGGAAAATCTGATCAGCAATAAGCTTTTGGTATACGAAGCAAAAAAAGATACATTAATTGAAAACCGTTCTGCTGCCATTAAAGAGCAGGCGAATGCGAAATACCGTCAGCTTCTTTCTCAGTTCCCGGACGAAAAAACAATGTTAGCTGCCTATAAGTTCAGAAACGGATATGAAATGAAAAATGCGATCGAGAAGATCGATACTGACCAGTACTACGGGCAGGCAAAATATCAGCGTGTTACAGAAAAAGCAGACGTTACTCCTAATGAAGTAACAGACTTTTATAACCTATATAAAATGCAGCTTCCTGAGGTAAAAGATGAAATTTCTATGGCTCAGATTGTCATGTATCCTAAACTGACTGAAGCGCATAAAGATGACCTTATTAAACGTCTTAAGAAAATCAAACAGGATATCCTGGGCGGTGAAACTTTTGAAAGCCAGGCAAGAATTTATTCCGAGGATGAAGGATCTGCTGCCACCGGAGGTCTGTATAAAAATATCTACAAAGGACAAATGGTAAAACCATTTGAAGCGGCTGCGCTGAATCTTCAGGAAAATGAAATTTCAGAACCGATTGAGTCTGAATTCGGATATCATATTATTCAGTTACTGAAGAAGTCAGGTAAAGTATATGATGCACGCCACATTCTTTTAAAGGCTACTCCTACTGATGATGAAATCAAGACTGCTAAAGCTAAGCTTGATAGCATCAAAGGATTGATCCAGGATGGGAAAATGACATTTAAAGATGCTGCGTTTAAATTTTCAGATGATAAAAGAACCAAGTTCAATGCTGGGGTTATTCCCGGAGCAGATGGTTCTGATAAAATTGAAAGAGAAAGCATTCCAGGAACAATCAGCTATGAATTGGCAGGGCTGAATAAAGGAGATATCACTCCCGCTTTTGAAGAAGAGGAAAACAAAAGAAAGCTGGTGAAGATCATCAAAATTGAAGATGTAATTCCTGCTCACCAGATTACGCTGGAAACAGATTATAACAGAATCAAGCAAATGGCACTCAATAAGAAAAAGAACGAGATGGTTGAGAAGTTCGTTAATTCTAAACTTCCTACAATCTTTATGTCGATAGACGGCCGTTATGACAGTTGTAATTTCAAAGCCAACTGGAAAAAAGAATCACTCAAAAAATAAAATATAAACCTTCAGAATTTCTGGAGGTTTTTTTTGTCTCAATACTATTTCCTTTCTGAAAAATTCTATCTTTAAACGATCAACTTTAAAGTAATGGATGAAGATTTTTACAGACAGAAGTTTCAGGAAGCAGTGGATATTATTTCCGGAAAAGAGTTTTGTGACGCAGGCCTCCGGGTATCTGTGGATGATGTCCTTGAATCTGTTGCATTAAAAATATACAAGCCGGAATGGTCCAGTACTCCCGAATCTCCTCTGAATGCTCCGGGGAAGGATCTTTTTTTCAGCCTGGGTTAATGAAAAAACAGTTGAGAAAAGAAAATTGTACTATAATATTCATGCTCTCTAACTGAGAGCACTTAAAGAGTACAAAATCCCGGCTCGAAGCTTTGCAGAAGACTTTAGAAAGCAATTTGCAGATGATCAGGGAAACTGGGAGAATGTCAGTGTAAGATACGGCCCTCTTACCCTGATGGAAGGCTGGATAGAACTTACTCCTGACCGTATTCAGAATGATCTGTGTATAATGGCTCATAAATTTCTTAATCTAAGCCCGGTAATAGATGCTGTTTTGTATAACTATCGATTGAAATCATAGTAAATATCAGTTATTTTATCCATTTTTTAATCACTGAGAATCCTTGTTTTTAGTATTTTTACGCATGAGCAATTTTATAGACTTTAATTCAGCAAAAAAATTTCATCAGATGCAGACAGAGCAGAATAGAATTACACAGCTTTTTAATATACAATATCCAATAATTCAGGCCGGAATGATCTGGCACTCCGGATGGAGGCTGGCTTCGGCGGTTTCCAATTGCGGAGGACTAGGATTAATAGGAGCGGGAAGTATGTATCCCGATATCCTGAGAGAAAACATTCAGAAATGTAAAATGGCTACAGATAAGCCGTTCGGAGTGAATGTTCCCATGCTATATCCTAACTTGGAAGAAATCATCCAGATTATTTTAGAAGAAGGTGTAAAAATAGTTTTTACCTCCGCAGGAAATCCTAAAACATATACAGAAACACTTCAGAAAGAAGGCCTTACCGTTGCCCACGTGGTATCTTCAACCAAATTTGCCGTAAAATGCGAAGAAGCAGGCGTAGATGCCGTTGTCGCTGAAGGTTTTGAAGCCGGAGGACATAACGGTAGAGATGAGACCACAACCTTCTGCCTGATTCCTAATGTAAAACAGCATATCTCCAAACCATTGATTGCTGCGGGCGGAATAGCATTAGGCTCACAGATGAAAGCCGCAATGATTTTAGGAGCAGACGGGGTACAGATTGGTTCCCGTTTCGCTGCCACCGTAGAAGCAAGCGCTCATGAAAACTGGAAAAAGAAAATTACAGAGCTGAATGAAGGAGATACTCACCTTACCTTAAAAGAACTGGCCCCGGTAAGGATGGTGAAAAATAAATTCTTTAACGAATTGGAAGGTATCTACCAATCCGGAAGAAATAAAGAAGCTTTAACAGCATCTTTAGGAAGAGCCAGAGCAAAACGCGGAATGTTTGAAGGAGATATGGAAGATGGAGAACTGGAAATCGGGCAGGTATCAGCATTAATTCATGATATTCTTCCGGTAGAAACAGTGTTCAGTACACTCCTGAAAGAATTTGAAGAAGCAAAATCACCGTCTTTGTAAATAACCTCAGCTCAGGATAAGAATATCTGATGGTTGCAGGTTTGAAGCTGGGTGATGGAAGAAGGACGTTATAAAGGTCATCGATAATAAGTGTTGACCTGTTTTTATTTAATTTGATTTTTTGGTGGCTTTCAATACCTATAACAGAAGTAACTTCCAGCCTCCTTCTTCCGTCTTCCAGCCTTTTATATTTAAACTCTGTATTTTAATATGGGAATTATTTTCATTAATTAATACATTTGCGCGGACGTTTTATAAAAGTGATAAAACGGAATTAAACAAATTGCAGCAAAAATCATGACCCAAAGCAAGCTGACAGAAATCAATGGAACTGATATTTATATAGAATACAATAATCGTTTTGAAGGCAGCCCCGTCATCGTTTTTCTCCATGATTCTTTAGGTTGTGTACAGCTTTGGAGAGATTTTCCTACTTGGTTGTCAGAAGCAACAGGGTGTAATTTTCTGGCGTATGACAGAGCGGGCTATGGAAAATCAGGTCCCATGCTTACCCATAAAAGACCTGTTAATTACATGGAGCTGGAAGCGGATTTTCTGAATGAGCTGCTGACAAAACTTAAGATCAATAGCGCCATTTTATTCGGCCACAGTGACGGCGGGACCATTGCCCTGATCACTGCTGCAAAATACCCGGAAAAGACAAAAGCCGTAGTGTGTGAGGCAGGGCATATTTTTGTAGAAGAAATTACATTAAAAGGCGTATATGATGCCTGGGAAGC
This region of Chryseobacterium vaccae genomic DNA includes:
- the gldD gene encoding gliding motility lipoprotein GldD, with the translated sequence MIKNVIFIFITLLVVSCGKDSVPKPYGELRLEYPAPKYQKFESSCAYTFEYSDFASLTPAKKPCWYYLNYPQMKAKVFVTYYPIQNDFADHIKEAEKMVYEHTVKASSIETKSFEYPEKKVYGNFYELKGQSASNLQFYITDSTKHFVTAYLYFNTRPKPDSLAPAVNYIKNDMKHLLDTFEWKK
- a CDS encoding PfkB family carbohydrate kinase codes for the protein MKLLVVGSVAFDAIETPFGKTDKILGGAATYISITSSILGVKSGIVSVVGGDFPQEHLDMFSGRDVNIEGIEIVKEGKTFFWSGKYHNDLNTRDTLATEVNVLENFDPKIPDSMQNAEILLLGNLHPGVQLSVLEKMNERPKLVILDTMNFWMDTAWDILMDMIAKTDVITINDEEARQLSGEYSLVKAAKKIHEMGPQYVIIKKGEHGALLFHDSKVFAIPALPLEEVFDPTGAGDTFAGGFAAYLAKKGKFDFETMKSALIVGSAMASFTVEKFGTERIQEVNESDMFSRLRQFKELTTFDVELQ
- a CDS encoding peptidylprolyl isomerase, which translates into the protein MTNKLKITFLLGIFMMIFSSNMINAQLKPGELVDGIAAVIGDEIVLESDVNEQMHYAKQQGASNTDKCEFLENLISNKLLVYEAKKDTLIENRSAAIKEQANAKYRQLLSQFPDEKTMLAAYKFRNGYEMKNAIEKIDTDQYYGQAKYQRVTEKADVTPNEVTDFYNLYKMQLPEVKDEISMAQIVMYPKLTEAHKDDLIKRLKKIKQDILGGETFESQARIYSEDEGSAATGGLYKNIYKGQMVKPFEAAALNLQENEISEPIESEFGYHIIQLLKKSGKVYDARHILLKATPTDDEIKTAKAKLDSIKGLIQDGKMTFKDAAFKFSDDKRTKFNAGVIPGADGSDKIERESIPGTISYELAGLNKGDITPAFEEEENKRKLVKIIKIEDVIPAHQITLETDYNRIKQMALNKKKNEMVEKFVNSKLPTIFMSIDGRYDSCNFKANWKKESLKK
- a CDS encoding NAD(P)H-dependent flavin oxidoreductase — protein: MQTEQNRITQLFNIQYPIIQAGMIWHSGWRLASAVSNCGGLGLIGAGSMYPDILRENIQKCKMATDKPFGVNVPMLYPNLEEIIQIILEEGVKIVFTSAGNPKTYTETLQKEGLTVAHVVSSTKFAVKCEEAGVDAVVAEGFEAGGHNGRDETTTFCLIPNVKQHISKPLIAAGGIALGSQMKAAMILGADGVQIGSRFAATVEASAHENWKKKITELNEGDTHLTLKELAPVRMVKNKFFNELEGIYQSGRNKEALTASLGRARAKRGMFEGDMEDGELEIGQVSALIHDILPVETVFSTLLKEFEEAKSPSL
- a CDS encoding alpha/beta fold hydrolase; this encodes MTQSKLTEINGTDIYIEYNNRFEGSPVIVFLHDSLGCVQLWRDFPTWLSEATGCNFLAYDRAGYGKSGPMLTHKRPVNYMELEADFLNELLTKLKINSAILFGHSDGGTIALITAAKYPEKTKAVVCEAGHIFVEEITLKGVYDAWEAYKTTNLPERLKKYHGNKVEMLFRAWTETWTREDYRTWNIEYLLKDIKCPLLFIQGEVDEYGTLDQVEKTVIQISGPAEKYIIPEIGHTPHKETPELVLKKTTEFIKKL